A genome region from Triticum aestivum cultivar Chinese Spring chromosome 2B, IWGSC CS RefSeq v2.1, whole genome shotgun sequence includes the following:
- the LOC123038734 gene encoding heptahelical transmembrane protein 4-like encodes MASKTAATMGNGGGVHADQAVALKNKGSPTCSDVAKPSCKHRYELVCYDALPAFLKHDEFILDHYRSEWPVKQAILSAFALHNETINVWTHLIGFFIFLALTMSVWSGEHGPVTRWPFYTYLCGAMFCLLMSSGCHLLACHSEHATYVLLRLDYAGITGLIVTSFYPVVYYTFLCDPFSRTLYLGSITICGAAAVAVSLLPVFQAPDLRWARAALFACMGASGIVPIMHKMLMFHARPEAVLTTGYEVVMGAFYLAGVLVYATRVPERFMPGMFDLVGHSHQLFHVLVIAGAYAHYHAGLVYLSWRDRDQC; translated from the exons ATGGCTTCCAAGACGGCGGCCACCATGGGGAACGGCGGCGGCGTCCATGCCGATCAAGCTGTTGCATTGAAAAACAAAGGCAGCCCCACCTGCAGTGACGTGGCGAAGCCGAGCTGCAAGCATAGGTACGAGCTCGTCTGCTACGACGCGCTCCCGGCCTTCTTGAAGCACGACGAATTCATCCTCGATCACTACCGCAGCGAATGGCCCGTCAAGCAGGCGATCCTCAGCGCCTTCGCCCTCCACAACGAGACGATCAACGTCTGGAC GCATTTGATCGgcttcttcatcttcctcgcgcTCACCATGTCCGTCTGGTCGGGGGAGCACGGCCCGGTCACGCGGTGGCCGTTCTACACGTACCTGTGCGGCGCCATGTTCTGCCTGCTGATGAGCAGCGGTTGCCATCTGCTGGCGTGCCACTCGGAGCATGCCACCTACGTGCTGCTCCGGCTCGACTACGCCGGCATCACCGGCCTTATCGTCACCTCCTTCTACCCGGTCGTCTACTACACCTTCCTCTGTGACCCCTTCTCCCGTACACTCTACCTTGGCTCCATCACCATCTGCGGCGCGGCCGCTGTGGCTGTCTCGCTGCTGCCGGTCTTCCAGGCACCTGATCTGCGGTGGGCGCGCGCTGCGCTATTCGCGTGCATGGGCGCGTCCGGCATCGTGCCCATCATGCACAAGATGCTCATGTTCCATGCACGACCCGAGGCGGTGCTCACGACTGGTTACGAGGTGGTCATGGGGGCGTTCTACCTTGCCGGCGTGTTGGTTTACGCCACAAGGGTGCCGGAGAGGTTTATGCCAGGAATGTTTGACCTCGTCGGGCATAGCCACCAGCTGTTCCACGTGCTAGTCATTGCCGGCGCTTACGCGCACTACCATGCTGGCCTGGTTTACTTGAGTTGGCGGGACAGGGACCAGTGCTGA